From candidate division TA06 bacterium B3_TA06, a single genomic window includes:
- a CDS encoding UDP-glucose 4-epimerase — translation MKVLVTGADKFLGSHLVDRLVAENEDVVALDPTGGRGFITTKARVYRHDYRSENLQKLFEKERVDVVCHFAYEHSLVNSFERPLQNADHIIYALILLELCKQYQVKRVIYGSSTAVYGNPQYLPCDEEHPTHPVSPVGVTQRTVENYLYSYWVNFGLDHAILRTANVYGPRQSLGPEGRIISILIGQMLQGKQVIINGDGWQERDFVFFSDVIDAAIAAIRLPERKTKRAASVDFIYNLGTGEGVAINRIFAMLKERIPYELKPVRGPQLPCEVFEMRLDAHHAGTSLGFKPKVGLEEGIDRTLLWFKKELNV, via the coding sequence ATGAAGGTTCTGGTTACCGGGGCGGATAAATTTCTGGGTTCGCACCTTGTGGATCGTCTGGTGGCAGAGAACGAGGACGTGGTAGCACTCGATCCGACCGGAGGACGAGGATTCATAACCACCAAAGCCCGTGTATATCGCCACGATTATCGCTCGGAAAACCTGCAAAAACTCTTCGAGAAGGAGCGAGTGGACGTTGTTTGCCACTTCGCCTACGAGCACTCTCTGGTAAACAGCTTTGAACGCCCCCTTCAAAACGCAGACCATATCATTTATGCTCTGATCCTTCTTGAGCTATGCAAGCAATACCAGGTGAAACGGGTGATCTACGGTTCTTCCACAGCGGTCTACGGGAACCCCCAGTATCTACCGTGTGACGAGGAGCACCCTACTCATCCGGTCTCGCCGGTGGGGGTCACCCAGCGAACGGTCGAAAACTACCTATACTCCTACTGGGTTAACTTCGGGCTTGATCATGCTATTCTGCGGACGGCAAACGTCTACGGCCCTCGTCAAAGCTTAGGGCCCGAAGGCCGAATTATCTCTATTCTCATCGGCCAAATGCTGCAGGGAAAGCAGGTTATCATCAACGGCGATGGTTGGCAGGAACGTGACTTTGTCTTCTTCTCCGACGTAATAGACGCGGCAATTGCGGCGATAAGACTCCCTGAGCGAAAAACCAAGCGCGCCGCATCCGTTGACTTCATCTACAACCTGGGGACCGGTGAGGGCGTCGCAATCAACCGGATCTTCGCTATGCTCAAGGAACGCATCCCTTACGAACTCAAACCAGTTCGCGGACCCCAACTCCCATGTGAGGTATTCGAGATGCGCCTTGATGCCCATCACGCCGGGACCTCGCTGGGATTCAAACCCAAGGTAGGGCTTGAGGAGGGGATTGACCGCACCCTGCTCTGGTTCAAAAAGGAACTGAACGTCTAG
- a CDS encoding peptidase M23, which produces MLKRVMTFLRQRVTILVDFRIRLKPIRLIAPKWILLVICLIMVSFIGTGGRSIFCCVGNQIVSCKLIRLEQKNQELLGKYTELEEDADSLGELLALMESHDIQLRMYKNMEIWPEDIRQLGVGGPAVETPEMIELREMGSSHYHGVAEIKKSIDALLRKALYQQESFVEIEKKLTKDEYMLDHTPSITPTEGHLTSGFGYRIDPFLHCIKMHTGVDISNKPGTPILASADGVVSFTGYLSGYGLTVKIDHGNEIETLYGHLSEFYVKEGQSVLRGEAIGAMGNTGRSTGPHLHYEVRVAGRPINPKGYFLDEVRRGQP; this is translated from the coding sequence ATGCTCAAGCGCGTCATGACCTTCCTGAGACAAAGAGTTACAATACTTGTTGACTTTCGTATCAGGTTGAAACCAATTCGTCTCATTGCTCCCAAGTGGATATTGTTGGTCATCTGTCTTATTATGGTGTCCTTCATTGGCACTGGTGGACGCTCGATTTTCTGCTGTGTGGGAAATCAAATCGTTTCCTGTAAGTTAATCCGACTGGAACAAAAGAATCAAGAGCTGCTGGGAAAGTATACGGAACTTGAAGAGGATGCGGATTCCCTTGGAGAGTTGCTGGCGCTTATGGAAAGCCACGATATTCAACTCCGCATGTATAAGAATATGGAGATATGGCCTGAAGATATCCGCCAGCTTGGTGTCGGTGGTCCTGCAGTAGAAACTCCGGAGATGATCGAACTGCGAGAGATGGGTAGTTCACATTACCATGGAGTTGCAGAGATCAAGAAATCCATAGATGCGCTTCTTCGCAAGGCGCTCTACCAGCAGGAAAGCTTTGTCGAGATCGAAAAAAAGCTCACCAAAGACGAATACATGCTTGACCATACCCCTTCAATTACACCTACTGAAGGGCATCTGACCAGCGGTTTCGGTTACAGAATAGATCCCTTTCTCCACTGCATCAAGATGCACACCGGAGTTGACATATCCAACAAGCCGGGGACTCCAATCCTGGCCAGTGCCGACGGTGTAGTCTCCTTCACCGGCTACCTGTCAGGGTACGGTCTTACCGTAAAGATAGATCACGGGAATGAGATTGAGACCCTGTACGGACATCTTTCCGAATTCTACGTCAAGGAAGGGCAAAGCGTGCTGCGTGGAGAAGCAATAGGTGCTATGGGTAATACCGGACGCTCCACCGGCCCGCATCTGCACTACGAAGTAAGGGTTGCCGGTAGGCCAATCAACCCCAAAGGTTACTTCCTCGACGAAGTTCGTAGGGGCCAACCTTAA
- a CDS encoding TIGR02391 family protein — protein MALTKQQKLQVFRIIEEAEEGVNLNRIIDGTLKDVIRGSGSSPEFGYDKVEASKEEIRSYWQELQTKGYIIPINNYTKDWFKLSPKGKNYCERLKASQTEPLDVDLDSVIFHEQLREEIRTLFEDGEYAECVVKGARLLERLLRNKTGSPTDVKGVGLASLAFKPEEGELIAPYCQEKSHEEGFHCLYLGAIKFIRNLAIHHSETLNDQIDNLQMLIFLDLLFRLLEKSKPRKP, from the coding sequence ATGGCTTTAACGAAACAGCAGAAACTTCAAGTCTTTCGTATCATTGAGGAAGCGGAAGAAGGTGTAAATCTCAATAGAATTATAGATGGAACATTGAAAGACGTGATCCGAGGTAGTGGCTCTTCACCTGAATTTGGGTACGATAAAGTGGAAGCATCTAAAGAAGAAATCCGGTCATACTGGCAAGAACTTCAAACTAAAGGGTATATTATTCCCATAAATAATTACACTAAGGACTGGTTCAAGCTTTCACCAAAAGGCAAAAATTATTGCGAAAGACTAAAGGCTTCACAAACGGAACCACTTGATGTTGATCTGGACTCCGTGATTTTCCATGAGCAGCTTCGGGAAGAAATAAGGACTCTCTTTGAAGATGGCGAATATGCAGAGTGTGTGGTTAAGGGTGCAAGATTGCTAGAACGCCTGCTCCGAAACAAAACGGGGTCACCTACTGATGTAAAAGGGGTTGGGTTAGCTTCATTAGCTTTCAAGCCTGAGGAAGGTGAGCTAATTGCACCATATTGCCAAGAAAAAAGTCACGAAGAAGGCTTTCACTGTTTATACTTAGGTGCTATTAAGTTTATTCGGAATCTAGCCATCCATCATTCAGAAACATTAAACGATCAGATTGATAATCTGCAAATGCTTATCTTCCTTGATCTTCTTTTTCGACTATTGGAGAAGTCAAAACCCAGGAAACCATGA
- a CDS encoding ferrous iron transport protein A, which produces MSEKLLTDLSINEEAEIVEIRGGRGMQARLRALGLSEGQHVKKLSHVGLGGPVVILVNRAQVAIGRGMARRIIVRSNDG; this is translated from the coding sequence ATGAGTGAGAAATTACTGACCGATCTTTCCATAAACGAAGAGGCTGAGATCGTGGAGATAAGGGGCGGACGGGGTATGCAGGCGCGGTTGAGGGCCCTGGGATTATCTGAAGGGCAGCATGTGAAGAAGCTATCCCATGTGGGGCTGGGCGGGCCGGTAGTCATCCTCGTGAACCGCGCGCAGGTGGCGATTGGCCGGGGTATGGCTCGCAGGATTATAGTGAGGAGTAACGATGGCTAA
- a CDS encoding methionyl-tRNA formyltransferase: protein MSRPPIRRNWRSTNPLSHRRSNLRILYFGTAAIGIPLLRRCVSLGQVAGVVTAPDRRAGRGRRPKPSAIKQAALEIGVEVYQPLDVNSPESIKWCASHKPDAFVLFAYGQILSGKLLAIPRWAINVHPSLLPAYRGAAPLQRAIMEGEEETGITIIQMSERVDTGGILLSEPLPIEPDDTYGDLAEHVSRAAGYLVEKTIEGLLDGTLKPSPQSSEGITKAPKIRKEERLIDWSRPVGKIHNLVRALSPEPLAYTFFRGKRLEIVHSRIADEEGAGVPGSMILESGKLVVQCGSGFLEVLKVKPEGKAQMDAAAFANGYRPKSNEILGSRNTHSCP, encoded by the coding sequence TTGTCAAGACCGCCGATAAGACGGAATTGGAGATCGACAAATCCGTTGTCTCACAGAAGAAGTAACCTGAGGATTCTTTACTTCGGCACCGCCGCGATAGGTATACCCCTTTTGCGGCGGTGTGTCTCGTTAGGCCAGGTGGCAGGGGTGGTAACCGCCCCTGATCGGCGGGCTGGACGCGGCAGGAGACCTAAACCCTCGGCGATCAAACAGGCCGCTTTAGAGATAGGAGTTGAGGTATACCAGCCCCTTGATGTTAACTCCCCCGAATCTATAAAATGGTGCGCATCACATAAACCTGACGCCTTCGTACTCTTCGCCTACGGTCAGATACTCTCAGGGAAACTTCTTGCTATCCCGCGCTGGGCGATTAACGTCCATCCATCCCTACTCCCCGCCTATCGAGGTGCCGCTCCCCTGCAGCGTGCTATCATGGAAGGGGAGGAAGAAACCGGCATCACGATCATCCAGATGAGCGAGCGTGTTGACACAGGCGGCATCCTTCTCTCCGAACCCCTTCCGATAGAACCTGATGATACCTACGGGGACCTTGCCGAGCACGTGAGCCGTGCAGCTGGCTACCTGGTGGAGAAGACAATCGAAGGGCTTCTTGATGGTACGCTTAAACCATCTCCTCAATCCAGCGAGGGTATTACAAAGGCGCCCAAGATCCGCAAGGAAGAGCGACTTATTGACTGGTCTCGTCCGGTAGGAAAGATACACAACCTGGTTCGTGCGCTTTCGCCTGAACCCCTGGCGTATACCTTTTTCAGAGGCAAGCGCCTTGAGATCGTTCACTCGCGTATAGCCGATGAGGAGGGTGCGGGAGTCCCGGGAAGCATGATACTTGAAAGCGGAAAACTTGTGGTTCAGTGTGGATCAGGATTCCTTGAGGTTCTGAAGGTGAAGCCGGAGGGCAAAGCACAGATGGATGCCGCGGCATTCGCAAACGGCTACCGTCCAAAGTCAAACGAGATCCTGGGTTCCCGTAACACACACTCTTGCCCGTAA
- the yajC gene encoding preprotein translocase subunit YajC: protein MICKVALLFLLLGQAPPTAEPGQPEKQATEVVQPAQTGEAEVQAEEAEEQPAVEQQQPPPKQKRPAWITWVILLGILVVFYLVMILPQRRRQKKHQEMLKSLNRGDRIVTNGGVIGTITRVKEESFIVKTADKTELEIDKSVVSQKK from the coding sequence ATGATTTGCAAAGTTGCGTTATTGTTCTTGCTTCTCGGTCAGGCCCCACCCACGGCGGAGCCTGGACAGCCAGAAAAGCAAGCCACCGAGGTGGTGCAGCCAGCCCAGACCGGCGAAGCCGAGGTTCAGGCAGAAGAGGCAGAAGAGCAGCCTGCAGTGGAGCAACAACAACCCCCACCCAAGCAGAAACGCCCGGCATGGATTACGTGGGTTATACTCCTGGGTATACTCGTTGTATTCTACCTCGTTATGATTCTGCCACAGCGCAGACGGCAGAAGAAACACCAGGAGATGCTTAAGTCGTTGAACCGGGGGGATCGTATCGTCACTAACGGCGGCGTAATCGGAACCATCACCAGGGTGAAGGAGGAAAGCTTCATTGTCAAGACCGCCGATAAGACGGAATTGGAGATCGACAAATCCGTTGTCTCACAGAAGAAGTAA
- a CDS encoding ferrous iron transporter B, which produces MAKANKDSSKPTRKRKHVASDILLVGQPNVGKSVLFSRMTGIRTIASNYPGTTVGYTSGRMRFANDIYDVVDAPGTYSLEPLDDAAKVAVDLIDEARRIINVVDATHLERHLTLTLELIAQGKPMVVALNMSDEARHKGIEIDVSRLAKRLGVPVIPTVARTGEGVKRLILATLSLDLKKIGREEGGHPGHHPHIAHHPVGNHTRGHKHIPEKKAWTKVGEIVDEVQILHHHHHTFGQWFEEASVHPVWGGLVAILVLAVSFILIRIIGEFLIGGGIGIVGNPWVELPFGTEKLFEVAWKPVMMKLSGLLGEGSFLHNLFIGQLIGGQIDFMQSFGILTSGLFIPLGAVLPYIVSFYFVLGILEDTGYLPRLAVFLDNIMHRLGLHGYAIIPTLLGLGCNVPGVMATRILETKRQRFITATLISIAVPCAALQAMIIGLVGERGLWPVALIYGILFVVWILIGVILRFTSKGFRPELLIEIPPYRAPSWRALGSKLWMRITGFLKEALPVVLGAVVVVNLLYQFNVFRYIARAAAPVVSFLWGLPKEAIAPLLVGILRKDVAIGMFAPLNLTIKQLVIGSVVLSMFFPCIATFVIMFRELGLKDALKSIGIMFIAVIIVGTAINFLWPG; this is translated from the coding sequence ATGGCTAAGGCGAACAAGGATTCCTCAAAACCTACCAGGAAGCGAAAGCACGTAGCCTCAGACATTCTTCTTGTGGGACAGCCCAACGTTGGCAAGAGCGTTTTGTTCTCGCGCATGACCGGCATCCGCACCATCGCCTCCAACTATCCAGGCACCACGGTAGGCTACACCTCAGGCAGGATGCGGTTTGCCAACGATATTTATGACGTAGTGGATGCTCCGGGCACCTACTCGCTTGAGCCTTTAGACGACGCGGCAAAGGTGGCCGTTGATCTCATTGACGAAGCTAGGCGGATCATCAACGTAGTAGACGCGACCCACCTGGAGCGGCATCTCACCCTCACCCTTGAGCTTATCGCCCAGGGAAAACCGATGGTTGTTGCTCTAAACATGAGCGACGAGGCGCGGCACAAGGGAATCGAGATAGATGTCAGCAGACTGGCAAAGAGGCTGGGTGTACCGGTTATCCCGACGGTGGCCCGTACCGGCGAGGGAGTGAAAAGATTGATCCTGGCTACACTTTCACTAGATCTGAAGAAAATAGGGAGGGAGGAGGGCGGCCATCCAGGGCACCATCCTCACATTGCCCATCATCCTGTCGGAAACCACACAAGGGGGCATAAGCATATACCGGAGAAGAAGGCGTGGACAAAAGTAGGAGAGATTGTGGATGAGGTGCAAATTCTGCATCATCATCATCACACCTTCGGCCAGTGGTTTGAGGAGGCAAGCGTACATCCGGTCTGGGGCGGATTGGTTGCAATACTGGTTTTAGCCGTCTCCTTCATCCTCATCCGGATTATCGGCGAGTTCCTGATCGGAGGGGGGATTGGGATCGTAGGAAATCCATGGGTCGAGCTCCCCTTCGGCACCGAGAAACTGTTCGAGGTTGCGTGGAAGCCTGTGATGATGAAGCTTTCCGGGTTATTGGGTGAGGGAAGCTTTCTGCACAATCTATTTATCGGCCAGCTCATCGGCGGCCAGATAGACTTCATGCAGTCCTTCGGGATATTGACTTCCGGTCTGTTTATTCCTCTTGGAGCGGTGCTCCCCTACATCGTAAGCTTCTACTTCGTACTGGGGATATTGGAGGATACAGGTTATCTGCCCAGGCTGGCGGTGTTTTTGGATAACATCATGCACCGGCTTGGACTGCACGGGTATGCAATAATACCAACGCTTCTGGGTCTGGGCTGCAACGTGCCCGGGGTGATGGCGACAAGGATTCTGGAGACAAAGCGGCAGCGCTTCATCACAGCTACGTTGATATCCATAGCCGTGCCGTGTGCGGCGCTTCAGGCGATGATTATCGGCCTTGTGGGCGAGCGCGGGTTATGGCCGGTGGCCCTGATCTACGGCATCCTTTTTGTGGTGTGGATTCTGATCGGGGTGATCCTGCGGTTCACCTCAAAAGGGTTCCGGCCAGAGCTTCTCATTGAGATCCCCCCTTACCGGGCACCTTCCTGGCGTGCTCTGGGCTCCAAGCTGTGGATGCGCATCACCGGTTTTTTAAAGGAAGCCTTGCCGGTTGTTTTGGGAGCAGTGGTTGTTGTTAACCTTCTCTATCAGTTCAACGTGTTCCGCTACATAGCCAGAGCCGCAGCACCTGTGGTGAGTTTCCTCTGGGGCCTGCCCAAGGAGGCCATCGCGCCCTTGCTGGTAGGGATATTAAGGAAAGACGTGGCTATCGGCATGTTCGCACCATTGAATCTGACAATCAAGCAGTTGGTGATCGGAAGCGTGGTTTTATCCATGTTCTTCCCCTGCATCGCGACCTTCGTTATCATGTTCCGTGAGCTGGGCCTAAAGGACGCGTTGAAATCTATAGGCATCATGTTTATTGCCGTGATCATTGTAGGTACGGCCATAAACTTCCTCTGGCCGGGATGA
- a CDS encoding UDP-N-acetyl-D-glucosamine dehydrogenase: MLTLGRIAERKAVVGVVGMGYVGLPLALTFAEEGFRVIGYDIDEAKAEALNAGKTYIKHIPSARIKDAVKKGLLEGTADFSRIPESDTLLVCVPTPLDDHLQPDLSFVTGTAEQIGPYLKKGQLVVLESSSFPGTTEEIMRPVLEERSGLVAHTDFYLAYSPEREDPNNPKYNTKNIPKVVGANSKRSLGLAKAIYDAVIDQTVPVSSAEAAEATKIFENAFRSVNIALVNELKVILDAMGIDVWEVIRAASTKPFGFMPFYPGPGLGGHCIPIDPFYLTYKAQEFEMPTRFIELAGEINTSMPRWVVGKIMEALNDHKKALNGSEVLILGMAYKKNVDDMRESPALRLIELLEEKGAVVDYHDPYIPKIPPTRRYKFDKESVPLSAENIAKYDVVLIATDHDSLDYAKVVAHAKLVIDTRNATADVKQGREKIVKA; encoded by the coding sequence ATGCTTACACTTGGGCGGATAGCCGAGCGCAAGGCGGTTGTTGGTGTGGTGGGGATGGGATACGTGGGGCTTCCTTTGGCGTTGACGTTCGCCGAGGAGGGTTTCCGCGTGATTGGCTATGACATAGACGAGGCCAAAGCCGAGGCGCTTAACGCAGGGAAGACCTACATAAAACACATCCCCTCGGCTAGAATCAAGGATGCGGTTAAGAAAGGTCTTCTTGAGGGAACTGCCGACTTCAGTCGCATCCCCGAGTCTGATACTTTGCTTGTCTGCGTCCCCACACCGCTTGACGATCACCTTCAGCCCGACCTCTCGTTCGTAACCGGTACTGCAGAACAGATCGGCCCCTATCTTAAAAAAGGGCAGCTTGTTGTACTTGAATCATCCTCGTTCCCCGGCACCACCGAGGAGATAATGCGGCCAGTATTGGAGGAGCGCTCCGGTCTTGTCGCCCACACCGATTTCTACCTCGCCTATTCTCCTGAGCGCGAAGACCCCAATAACCCTAAATACAACACCAAGAACATCCCCAAGGTGGTGGGTGCCAACTCCAAGCGGAGCCTTGGGCTGGCCAAGGCCATCTACGATGCGGTAATTGATCAAACGGTGCCGGTCTCCTCAGCCGAGGCGGCCGAGGCCACCAAGATATTCGAGAATGCGTTCCGCAGCGTTAACATCGCGCTCGTAAACGAGCTGAAGGTGATCCTCGACGCCATGGGGATAGACGTGTGGGAGGTTATCCGTGCCGCATCCACAAAACCGTTCGGGTTCATGCCGTTCTACCCCGGTCCTGGTCTGGGTGGTCACTGCATCCCAATCGATCCATTCTATCTCACCTACAAGGCGCAGGAGTTTGAGATGCCCACCCGGTTCATCGAGCTTGCCGGTGAGATCAACACATCCATGCCACGCTGGGTGGTAGGCAAGATAATGGAGGCGCTCAACGACCACAAGAAGGCGTTGAACGGCTCGGAGGTGCTTATTCTGGGCATGGCGTACAAGAAGAACGTTGACGATATGCGCGAGTCGCCAGCGTTGCGTCTCATTGAACTTCTTGAGGAGAAGGGTGCGGTGGTCGATTACCACGATCCCTATATCCCCAAGATTCCGCCTACACGTCGTTACAAGTTCGACAAGGAGAGCGTGCCTTTGAGCGCTGAGAATATCGCCAAATACGACGTCGTATTAATCGCCACCGACCACGACAGCCTGGACTACGCCAAGGTGGTTGCCCACGCGAAGCTTGTGATCGATACCCGCAACGCGACGGCCGACGTAAAGCAAGGCCGCGAGAAAATAGTCAAGGCATAA
- a CDS encoding RNA polymerase subunit sigma-70, with the protein MQDHEVIERVKKGKADLFEILVRRYEGKLFALAWRMLHNRADADDAVQEAFVKAYRSLKRFRGEARFSTWLYRIALNHILNRLRRGSRMREADLDLERMPSILTPSYATRQKELEVAVARATDQLPPRQRAIFHMRYEEEHSHAEIAEILGISEGAVKASYHHAVTKLRKSLKGFVPQGDKK; encoded by the coding sequence ATGCAAGATCATGAGGTTATCGAGCGAGTCAAGAAGGGTAAAGCGGACCTTTTTGAGATACTCGTGCGGCGTTATGAAGGCAAACTGTTTGCCCTTGCCTGGAGGATGCTTCACAACCGTGCCGACGCCGATGATGCGGTCCAGGAGGCGTTCGTGAAGGCCTACCGATCTCTTAAGCGTTTTCGCGGTGAGGCCCGCTTCTCCACCTGGCTCTACCGGATTGCCTTAAACCACATCCTTAACCGTTTACGCAGGGGTTCAAGGATGCGCGAGGCTGACCTTGATCTGGAACGGATGCCAAGCATTTTAACTCCCTCGTATGCTACACGTCAAAAGGAACTCGAGGTCGCGGTGGCACGTGCTACAGACCAGCTTCCGCCCCGCCAGCGCGCCATCTTCCATATGAGATACGAAGAGGAGCATTCCCACGCGGAGATTGCCGAGATACTCGGAATCTCCGAGGGTGCGGTCAAGGCAAGCTACCATCATGCGGTGACAAAGCTTCGCAAGAGCCTGAAGGGTTTTGTCCCTCAAGGGGATAAAAAATGA
- a CDS encoding diaminopimelate epimerase, whose amino-acid sequence MKLPFTKVHGAGNDFVVVKYPELSDEEFAKLAPILCDRRKGIGADGLLLVLRDPEHDFRMVYFNADGSRASFCGNGARALVLYMWKEGMAPRKMRFVSDAGVHKGLVVDGKPSVSLPDPKDIKLNLTLHEFDFPLHFVDAGVPHVVVLVENLASFDVDGVGRSIRNHPKFIPAGTNADFVQIHPDNSISVRTYERGVERETLACGTGAVAVATILHRLKGIQPPIGLNFPGGMLRVSFESSTSTPTNVMLGGETAVVFKGEIELP is encoded by the coding sequence ATGAAGCTTCCATTCACCAAGGTGCACGGTGCAGGAAATGACTTTGTAGTCGTCAAGTATCCTGAACTGTCCGATGAAGAATTTGCCAAACTGGCACCAATCCTGTGCGATCGCCGCAAGGGCATAGGTGCTGACGGTCTGCTTCTGGTTCTCAGAGATCCTGAGCACGACTTCCGCATGGTCTACTTCAACGCAGACGGCTCCAGAGCCTCCTTCTGCGGGAACGGGGCCCGTGCGCTGGTGCTCTACATGTGGAAGGAAGGTATGGCACCTCGGAAGATGAGGTTCGTATCCGACGCGGGCGTTCACAAGGGACTGGTCGTTGACGGCAAACCGAGCGTCTCCCTGCCCGATCCCAAGGATATAAAACTCAACCTGACGTTGCATGAGTTCGACTTCCCGCTTCACTTCGTTGACGCCGGTGTTCCTCACGTCGTAGTTCTTGTCGAAAACCTTGCCTCTTTCGACGTAGATGGAGTCGGCCGTTCGATCCGCAATCATCCGAAATTCATACCTGCCGGAACAAACGCCGATTTCGTCCAGATCCATCCGGATAACTCAATCTCGGTGCGCACCTACGAGCGCGGGGTGGAGCGAGAGACCTTAGCATGCGGCACAGGCGCGGTGGCCGTGGCTACCATTCTGCACCGACTTAAAGGGATACAACCGCCAATAGGGCTCAACTTCCCCGGCGGAATGCTTCGCGTCAGCTTTGAGTCTAGCACGTCAACACCCACCAACGTGATGCTGGGCGGTGAGACGGCTGTGGTGTTCAAGGGCGAGATAGAATTGCCTTAA
- a CDS encoding FAD-binding oxidoreductase yields MTERQVNELKELFGERFSTLPETLDRYSRDETSNLEAKPEAVLFAEETDDAARLLKYCTDNKIPVTPRGMGTGVSGGALPIEGGVLLTLERMNKILEIDVPNRMVVVQPGVITGELHKAVEAEGLFYPPDPASLESCSVGGNVIEGAGGPRAVKYGTTRDYVTGLEVVLPTGDVLRLGGKLRKNVTGYNLIGLMIASEGTLGVVTEITLRLLPLPKVRTDLLVPFKSFEQVTRTINEIHRTGIIPAVIEFMERRALEIVEAYLDSKLPVPGAGAYLMIGLDGQDAESVERDYEKVGEICLENGAVDVFVAEGSDMKQRLWKTRRSLHDALHDLSPQMEREDVVVPVARIEDLLKGVDGIRNGTKVEVVAFGHAGDGNVHVNLLRGKLDEERWNTEREQVLAELFDLVVSLGGTLSGEHGIGVVKKEFMPLVTSDAERKLYKRLKQAFDPAGILNPGKII; encoded by the coding sequence ATGACTGAAAGGCAGGTAAACGAGTTAAAAGAGCTATTCGGAGAGAGGTTTTCAACGCTTCCAGAAACCCTTGATCGCTACTCACGCGACGAAACCAGCAACCTTGAGGCTAAGCCGGAGGCGGTTCTTTTTGCCGAGGAGACAGATGATGCTGCACGACTCCTCAAATACTGCACTGATAACAAGATTCCGGTGACACCGCGGGGCATGGGAACCGGGGTATCGGGTGGGGCATTGCCGATCGAAGGCGGGGTGCTTCTAACCCTGGAACGGATGAATAAGATACTGGAGATAGATGTTCCCAACCGCATGGTTGTTGTCCAGCCCGGGGTAATAACCGGAGAGCTGCACAAGGCGGTGGAGGCAGAAGGGCTTTTCTACCCTCCCGATCCGGCGTCGCTTGAAAGCTGTTCTGTAGGCGGCAACGTGATAGAGGGAGCGGGCGGGCCCAGGGCAGTGAAATACGGAACGACCAGGGACTACGTTACCGGTCTTGAGGTTGTTCTACCCACAGGGGATGTGTTACGACTCGGCGGAAAGCTTCGCAAGAACGTTACCGGGTACAACCTGATTGGTCTCATGATTGCCTCCGAGGGTACCCTGGGGGTGGTAACCGAGATCACGCTGAGACTCCTGCCACTTCCCAAAGTAAGAACCGACCTCCTCGTCCCGTTCAAGAGTTTTGAACAGGTTACACGCACCATCAACGAGATCCACAGAACCGGCATTATCCCGGCAGTGATCGAGTTCATGGAGCGGCGCGCCTTGGAGATAGTGGAGGCGTATCTTGACTCCAAGCTGCCCGTGCCTGGCGCAGGTGCCTATCTAATGATCGGACTTGACGGCCAGGATGCCGAGTCGGTGGAGCGCGACTACGAAAAGGTAGGCGAGATTTGCCTTGAAAACGGTGCGGTGGACGTGTTCGTGGCCGAAGGTTCGGATATGAAGCAGAGATTATGGAAGACCAGACGGTCTCTGCATGACGCGCTGCACGATCTCTCACCCCAGATGGAGCGTGAGGACGTGGTGGTGCCGGTGGCCAGGATTGAGGATTTATTGAAAGGGGTGGACGGGATCAGGAACGGGACAAAAGTAGAGGTGGTGGCGTTCGGACACGCGGGTGACGGCAACGTGCATGTTAATCTCCTGCGCGGCAAGCTGGATGAGGAGAGGTGGAACACCGAACGAGAGCAAGTGTTAGCAGAGCTCTTTGATTTGGTCGTTTCACTCGGCGGCACCCTCTCCGGGGAGCATGGGATAGGGGTGGTGAAGAAGGAGTTCATGCCACTGGTTACCAGCGATGCGGAACGCAAGCTTTACAAACGGCTGAAACAAGCGTTTGATCCTGCGGGAATTCTAAATCCGGGAAAAATAATATAA